From a region of the Halobacteriovorax sp. HLS genome:
- a CDS encoding helix-turn-helix domain-containing protein, whose protein sequence is MNNRIYIFEYYAVIISECLNTEKHSHLAHQLTFSLSEEPFQIEFNEEIINSKVVFIPSLEAHKFVKSCSCFLSILIDNESLFNLNELRTKLIELDVFPTKVEDVKPLLKYLGFERNINVDSRITKIKDIIDSTKFLEDIRLSELAREMSLSESRLLHLFKEQVGVPFRKYILWKKLRRAILSFANSKNKKLTDIALDSGFSDSAHLSKVIKASFGLTPSEILSNSQFIKDCN, encoded by the coding sequence GTGAATAACAGAATTTATATATTTGAATATTACGCTGTGATTATTTCAGAATGTCTTAATACTGAAAAACATTCTCATCTTGCCCATCAATTAACATTTTCTTTGAGTGAAGAGCCATTTCAAATCGAGTTTAACGAAGAAATTATTAATTCTAAAGTAGTCTTTATTCCTTCCCTAGAGGCGCATAAGTTTGTAAAGAGTTGTTCTTGTTTTCTATCTATTCTGATAGATAATGAATCATTATTTAATTTAAACGAATTGAGAACAAAACTTATAGAGCTTGATGTTTTTCCAACCAAAGTTGAAGATGTAAAGCCTTTATTAAAATATCTAGGATTTGAAAGAAATATAAACGTGGATTCTCGAATTACTAAGATTAAAGATATTATAGATAGCACTAAGTTTCTAGAGGATATCCGACTTAGCGAGTTGGCAAGAGAGATGTCTTTATCTGAAAGTAGATTGTTGCATTTGTTTAAAGAACAGGTAGGAGTTCCGTTTAGGAAGTACATTCTTTGGAAGAAGCTTAGAAGAGCGATATTATCATTTGCGAATAGTAAAAATAAGAAATTGACAGATATTGCCTTAGATTCAGGGTTTAGTGATTCCGCACATTTATCTAAAGTTATCAAAGCATCTTTTGGCCTTACTCCTTCTGAAATCCTGAGCAATAGCCAGTTTATAAAAGATTGTAATTAG
- a CDS encoding transglutaminase family protein — protein MNETKIINFKHPEIQRVLERITNGLTGQKDIINTCYLFVRDEIQFGYNESDDIPASKVLSDGYGQCNTKSNLLLALLRGAGIDARFHGFTIDKRLQYGAVTGVFYWLTPKEIFHSWIEVNFNGSWYNLEGFILDKEYLNSLRSYFKSEPKTLCGYGVASDNFQSPQVEWSGSNSTYIQKEGIVRDLGVFSSPDEFYNKFGTNPKGIKKVLFKFLVRHIMNNTISKLRKKIVNTNADLRTLCTIEEINSLSLRD, from the coding sequence ATGAATGAAACAAAAATCATAAATTTTAAACACCCTGAGATACAAAGAGTATTAGAGAGAATAACTAACGGCCTTACTGGGCAAAAGGATATAATAAATACCTGTTATCTTTTCGTTAGGGATGAAATTCAATTTGGCTATAATGAGAGTGATGATATTCCGGCCTCGAAGGTTTTGAGTGATGGATATGGACAATGTAATACAAAGTCGAATCTACTTCTTGCACTCCTTCGTGGTGCGGGAATAGACGCCCGTTTTCATGGTTTCACAATTGATAAAAGGCTTCAGTATGGAGCTGTTACAGGAGTATTTTATTGGTTAACTCCAAAAGAAATTTTTCATAGCTGGATTGAGGTGAATTTTAACGGTTCTTGGTATAACCTTGAGGGATTTATTTTAGATAAAGAGTATTTAAATTCTCTCAGATCATATTTTAAAAGTGAGCCTAAGACGCTTTGTGGTTACGGTGTTGCAAGTGACAATTTTCAGTCCCCGCAAGTAGAATGGAGTGGTAGCAATAGTACGTATATTCAAAAGGAGGGGATCGTACGAGATTTAGGAGTATTTAGTTCTCCTGATGAGTTTTATAATAAATTTGGAACAAATCCTAAAGGTATAAAGAAGGTGCTATTTAAATTCTTGGTGCGTCACATTATGAACAATACAATTTCTAAACTTAGAAAGAAAATTGTAAATACTAATGCTGACTTGAGAACTTTGTGTACCATTGAAGAAATTAACTCTCTTTCTTTAAGAGATTAA
- a CDS encoding DUF3703 domain-containing protein → MNAKLKKNFELKLGSAKRLIRLRKFEEAFTFLEDAHVLGQSYIFPHTITHIYMLKIGFLKKDKKEILGQLFRIPMGILGSMVGILPVGNTGGSNVSAFKKMKIRDDLEKMLE, encoded by the coding sequence ATGAACGCTAAACTAAAAAAGAATTTTGAATTAAAACTTGGAAGTGCCAAGAGATTAATAAGGTTAAGGAAATTTGAGGAAGCATTCACTTTTCTTGAGGATGCACATGTCTTGGGTCAAAGTTATATATTCCCACATACGATTACACATATCTATATGCTCAAAATTGGCTTCTTGAAAAAAGATAAAAAAGAGATTCTCGGGCAACTCTTTCGTATTCCAATGGGGATACTAGGTTCAATGGTTGGGATTTTACCGGTAGGTAATACAGGTGGAAGTAATGTCTCGGCTTTCAAGAAAATGAAAATCCGAGATGATTTAGAGAAGATGCTAGAGTAG